Proteins from a single region of Chitinophagales bacterium:
- a CDS encoding helix-turn-helix transcriptional regulator codes for MLEVMDILRVAHREGIEPSMTLLHQKEQKIPGSIQYSIRRYYAQHPWVADDTGMMVYHYNPSKPKDNYLEIRYCTTGNRYCEERSCSMCKQLPTENCDGKMRTVDVFVFHFTATFLHQFVHNVKLSNRKDEVLAFKHPHAFTKVFGLCNKKRNVLDALLNHSYHGALENIFVNAKVHELLLYSLDCLVDEKEEGFSCKFLADERGREAIYQARDILLQHIGDPITIKELSRKVAINECYLKKGFKEVFGTTIFDFYQQQRMEHAKYLLYEKSLSVTDVSALLGYSSISHFSAAFKKHTGLKPCDLLK; via the coding sequence ATGTTGGAAGTAATGGACATATTGCGGGTAGCACACCGTGAGGGTATTGAACCAAGTATGACCCTGCTGCACCAGAAGGAGCAGAAAATACCGGGTTCTATTCAATACTCTATCCGTAGATACTACGCCCAACATCCTTGGGTGGCCGATGATACGGGCATGATGGTTTACCATTACAATCCTTCCAAACCCAAGGACAACTACCTGGAAATTCGCTACTGTACAACTGGTAACCGTTATTGTGAAGAGCGTAGCTGTTCTATGTGTAAGCAATTGCCCACAGAAAACTGTGATGGTAAGATGCGCACCGTAGATGTATTCGTATTTCATTTTACCGCTACTTTTTTGCATCAGTTTGTGCACAATGTGAAGCTGTCTAACCGCAAAGACGAAGTGTTGGCGTTTAAGCACCCACATGCATTTACCAAGGTTTTTGGTTTGTGCAATAAAAAGCGCAATGTGCTGGATGCTTTACTGAATCACAGCTACCACGGTGCCCTAGAAAATATCTTCGTGAATGCCAAAGTGCATGAATTATTGCTCTACAGCCTCGATTGTCTGGTAGATGAGAAAGAAGAAGGCTTTAGCTGTAAGTTTTTGGCTGATGAGCGTGGCCGCGAGGCAATTTATCAGGCAAGAGATATTCTACTGCAACATATTGGTGATCCCATCACCATCAAGGAATTGAGCCGTAAAGTGGCGATTAATGAGTGTTACCTGAAAAAAGGTTTCAAAGAAGTATTCGGTACCACCATCTTTGATTTCTATCAGCAACAGCGCATGGAGCACGCGAAATATTTGCTCTATGAAAAGAGCCTAAGCGTTACCGATGTATCTGCTTTACTGGGCTATTCCTCTATCTCGCATTTCTCTGCAGCCTTCAAGAAACACACTGGCTTGAAGCCCTGTGATCTGCTGAAATAA
- the gyrB gene encoding DNA topoisomerase (ATP-hydrolyzing) subunit B yields MSEEMKTPGAGYGADSIQVLEGLEAVRKRPAMYIGDIGEKGLHHLVYEVVDNSIDEALAGYCKNIFVTIHEDNSISVQDDGRGIPTAMHTKEKRSALEVVMTVLHAGGKFDKNTYKVSGGLHGVGVSCVNALSTTLHVTVHREGKIFEQEYKIGVPQYAVREIGTTDKTGTTVRFWPDHTIFQVTTYKRSILEGRLRELAYLNRKISITLTDLRERDEEGNAYSTTFYSEGGIVEFVEMLDQSSNRTPLISKTLYFEGRDEATNVAVEVAMTYNDDFKEHIFSYVNNINTIEGGTHVTGFRTALTRVFKSYGDKEGLFEKAKVEIEGDDFREGLSAIVSVKVPEPQFEGQTKTKLGNSEVSGIVQTTVSRALEAYLEENPKESKNVISKIILAAQARVAAKKAREMVQRKTVLSGGGLPGKLADCSERDAEKCELFLVEGDSAGGTAKQGRDRSFQAILPLRGKILNVEKAMEHRIYENEEIRNIFTAMGVTIGTPEDPKALNTVKLRYHKLIIMTDADVDGSHIATLILTFIFRYMKELVEQGYVYIAQPPLYLVKRGKEQEYAYNEEQRKALVQKLGAGKEDSVTIQRYKGLGEMNADQLWETTMDPSRRTLKQVTIESAAEADRIFSMLMGDEVAPRREFIESNARYAKLDV; encoded by the coding sequence ATGAGCGAAGAAATGAAGACTCCCGGCGCCGGATATGGCGCAGACAGTATACAGGTTTTAGAAGGTTTAGAAGCGGTACGTAAAAGACCCGCGATGTACATCGGCGATATCGGTGAGAAAGGTTTGCACCACCTCGTTTATGAAGTGGTGGACAACTCCATCGATGAAGCATTAGCCGGTTATTGTAAAAATATCTTCGTAACCATTCACGAAGACAATTCCATCTCTGTACAGGATGATGGTCGTGGTATCCCTACCGCCATGCACACCAAGGAAAAAAGAAGTGCATTGGAAGTGGTGATGACTGTGCTGCATGCCGGAGGTAAATTCGATAAGAATACCTATAAAGTATCCGGTGGTCTGCACGGTGTGGGTGTGAGTTGCGTAAACGCATTGAGTACTACCCTGCACGTAACTGTTCACCGAGAAGGCAAAATTTTCGAGCAAGAGTATAAGATTGGTGTTCCCCAATACGCAGTAAGAGAAATCGGTACAACCGATAAGACTGGTACTACTGTTCGTTTCTGGCCTGACCATACCATTTTTCAGGTAACTACGTACAAGCGCAGCATTCTGGAAGGCCGCTTGCGTGAACTGGCTTACTTGAACAGAAAAATCAGCATCACCCTAACTGATCTGCGCGAGCGCGATGAGGAGGGCAATGCCTATAGCACTACTTTCTACAGCGAAGGTGGTATTGTAGAGTTTGTGGAAATGCTGGATCAAAGCAGCAACCGTACACCACTAATTTCTAAGACACTGTATTTCGAAGGTCGCGATGAAGCTACCAACGTAGCTGTTGAAGTAGCTATGACCTATAACGACGATTTCAAAGAACATATCTTCTCTTATGTAAACAATATCAACACCATTGAAGGTGGCACACACGTAACCGGTTTCAGAACGGCCTTAACACGTGTGTTCAAGTCTTATGGTGATAAGGAAGGATTGTTTGAAAAAGCCAAAGTAGAAATTGAGGGTGATGATTTCCGAGAAGGATTGAGCGCCATTGTTTCTGTGAAAGTACCTGAGCCACAGTTTGAAGGTCAGACCAAGACTAAACTGGGTAACAGCGAAGTGAGTGGTATTGTACAAACAACGGTAAGTCGTGCTTTAGAAGCTTACTTGGAAGAGAATCCAAAGGAATCCAAGAACGTCATCTCTAAAATTATTCTGGCTGCTCAGGCCCGTGTTGCTGCAAAGAAAGCACGCGAAATGGTGCAGCGTAAGACAGTATTGAGCGGTGGTGGCTTACCGGGTAAGCTGGCCGACTGTTCAGAACGCGATGCAGAGAAATGCGAACTCTTTTTGGTTGAGGGTGACTCGGCAGGTGGTACAGCCAAGCAGGGTCGTGATAGAAGTTTCCAGGCCATTCTGCCTTTACGCGGTAAGATTCTGAACGTAGAAAAAGCGATGGAACATCGTATCTACGAGAACGAGGAAATCCGCAACATCTTCACAGCCATGGGTGTAACCATTGGTACACCTGAAGATCCTAAGGCATTGAATACGGTGAAGCTTCGTTACCACAAGCTCATCATCATGACCGATGCCGATGTGGATGGATCGCATATTGCCACTTTGATTCTCACCTTCATTTTCAGATACATGAAGGAACTGGTTGAGCAAGGTTATGTGTATATCGCGCAGCCACCATTGTATCTGGTAAAACGCGGCAAGGAGCAGGAATACGCCTACAATGAAGAACAGCGTAAAGCATTGGTGCAGAAGCTTGGTGCAGGTAAAGAAGACAGTGTAACCATCCAGCGATACAAGGGTTTGGGTGAGATGAATGCAGACCAGTTGTGGGAAACCACGATGGATCCATCCCGCAGAACCCTGAAGCAGGTAACCATCGAAAGTGCAGCAGAAGCAGACCGCATCTTCAGCATGCTGATGGGTGATGAAGTGGCACCGCGCCGCGAATTCATCGAAAGCAATGCCCGTTATGCCAAGCTGGATGTGTAA
- a CDS encoding TonB-dependent receptor: MMSKIYCFLAGLMIIGQVNAQRFKVSGDTLSKEEYLPDVTVVGKNTRQDIHQLPEIVGTHVFAGKKNALVVMDHVNGNVVMNNMRQVMAKVPGIHIWESDGSGIQIGIATRGLSPNRSWDFNVRQNGFDISSDPFGYPEAYYHPPLQAVQRVQIVKGAGSLAFGPQLGGMVNYVVKNGSEINKPFSVETEQTIGGFGMINSYNAIGGETKKFHYYAAFDHRSADGWRQNSGYHTNTGYGTFTWRFTDRLNASVEYTRYSMLSQQPGGLTDAQFNQNSRQSLRNRNWFNNEFHIGALNLQYNMRDNNRLELKVFGLSGDRNSVGFMQAITVKDSINPLTGQYANRTVDIDQYRNFGAELRYLHNYTVFGIINSFSTGLRYFNGLTRRYRNGRGTAGSDFDMSVDGLYPGDLRFGSINTAISAENIIHVTDKLILIPGIRYERVTADVSGRTNISNGVEVKTAPTKRDRSFVLFGMAAEYHLGKTEFYANYTESYRPIQFADLSVPATTDIVDPNLRDSRGYSVDMGYRGKIKNWLMFDVSVFWLNYADRIGAITQLRPDNSSYNFRTNVGNSISKGVEAFAEINFMQAGLLGKAAGEISLFTSYSYTDARYEHVRVVTRSGSNLVESNLRNKYVENAPEHILRSGLNYFYKGLSITAQLSYVSQSFADANNTVTPNAAATAGLIPAYLVSDLSFTYRFKQRYSLRGGINNAGNLAYFTRRAGGYPGPGLMPADGRNFFLGLGFKL, encoded by the coding sequence ATGATGAGCAAGATCTACTGTTTTTTGGCCGGACTAATGATCATTGGACAAGTGAATGCACAACGATTCAAGGTTTCAGGCGATACATTATCTAAGGAAGAATATTTACCAGATGTTACGGTGGTTGGAAAAAATACCAGACAAGACATACATCAACTGCCCGAGATCGTAGGCACCCATGTATTTGCAGGTAAGAAGAATGCATTGGTGGTGATGGATCATGTGAATGGGAACGTGGTGATGAATAATATGCGTCAGGTAATGGCTAAAGTGCCGGGTATCCATATTTGGGAAAGCGATGGTAGCGGTATTCAAATTGGCATTGCAACCCGAGGTTTGAGTCCGAACCGCAGTTGGGATTTTAACGTACGCCAGAATGGATTTGATATCTCTTCTGATCCCTTTGGATATCCCGAAGCCTATTATCATCCACCCCTACAGGCGGTACAAAGAGTGCAGATTGTAAAAGGCGCAGGATCTCTGGCTTTCGGTCCGCAATTGGGGGGTATGGTAAACTATGTTGTGAAAAATGGTAGCGAGATCAACAAGCCATTCAGTGTGGAAACAGAGCAAACCATCGGTGGTTTTGGTATGATCAATTCGTACAATGCCATTGGTGGTGAAACAAAGAAATTCCACTACTACGCTGCGTTTGATCACCGCAGTGCGGATGGGTGGCGTCAGAATAGCGGCTATCATACCAATACGGGTTATGGTACGTTTACCTGGCGTTTTACAGATCGACTGAACGCATCTGTTGAATATACTCGCTATAGTATGTTGAGTCAACAGCCGGGCGGATTAACTGATGCGCAGTTCAATCAAAATAGCAGACAGTCGCTACGCAATAGAAACTGGTTTAACAACGAATTCCATATTGGTGCTTTGAATTTGCAGTACAATATGCGCGATAACAATCGACTTGAATTAAAAGTGTTTGGCTTAAGTGGTGATAGAAACAGTGTGGGCTTTATGCAAGCGATTACAGTGAAGGATAGCATCAACCCACTTACTGGGCAATATGCCAACAGAACAGTGGATATAGATCAGTATCGGAATTTCGGTGCTGAGCTACGCTACTTGCATAATTATACCGTCTTTGGTATCATAAATAGTTTTTCAACTGGGCTGCGTTATTTCAACGGACTCACCAGAAGATACCGCAATGGTAGAGGCACAGCCGGTTCAGATTTTGATATGAGCGTAGATGGTTTGTATCCTGGTGATCTTCGGTTTGGCTCTATCAATACCGCCATTAGTGCCGAGAATATTATTCATGTAACAGATAAACTGATTTTGATCCCGGGTATTCGCTACGAGCGCGTAACTGCTGATGTGAGCGGCAGAACCAATATCAGTAATGGGGTGGAAGTGAAGACAGCGCCAACAAAACGCGACAGAAGCTTTGTATTATTTGGCATGGCTGCTGAATACCATCTTGGTAAAACAGAATTTTATGCCAACTATACAGAAAGCTATCGCCCTATTCAGTTTGCTGATCTAAGTGTGCCAGCCACTACAGATATCGTAGATCCAAATCTGCGTGACTCTCGTGGATACAGCGTGGACATGGGTTATAGAGGTAAAATCAAGAATTGGTTAATGTTTGATGTCAGTGTCTTCTGGTTGAATTATGCAGATCGAATTGGTGCAATCACGCAATTACGTCCGGATAACAGCAGCTATAATTTTAGGACCAATGTTGGTAACAGTATTAGTAAAGGCGTGGAAGCCTTTGCGGAAATCAATTTCATGCAAGCCGGCTTGTTAGGTAAGGCTGCTGGAGAAATCAGTTTGTTTACATCCTATTCATATACCGATGCACGCTATGAGCATGTGCGTGTGGTTACCCGTAGTGGCAGCAATCTGGTGGAATCCAATCTTCGAAACAAATACGTAGAGAATGCGCCGGAGCATATCCTTAGAAGTGGACTGAATTATTTCTATAAAGGCCTGTCTATAACTGCACAACTCAGTTATGTGAGCCAGTCATTTGCAGATGCCAATAATACAGTTACCCCTAATGCCGCTGCTACTGCAGGCTTGATTCCTGCTTATCTGGTAAGTGATTTGTCCTTCACCTATCGTTTCAAACAGCGATATAGTCTGAGAGGTGGTATCAATAACGCTGGCAACCTGGCTTATTTCACCAGAAGAGCAGGTGGTTATCCCGGTCCGGGCCTAATGCCGGCTGATGGCAGAAACTTCTTTCTGGGTCTAGGATTCAAGTTATAA
- a CDS encoding TonB-dependent receptor, translated as MWATAVYGQSVVEGRVVSDGKPVMGAYVKLSAKQAALTDSTGYFRLANMSAQKHLHVQAIGFQPATVLLSASQQSYTISLAASEQALQEVVVTGTMKPVLMSASPVTVEQYNSNFFRKSPSMNVFEALSMVNGIRAQYTCNVCNTGEIRINGLEGAHTLVLIDGMPIVSALGSVYGYMGIPNSIIDKVEVMKGPAASLYGSESMAGIVNIITKSPEKAPAISADIQATSFGEHNTDLSFRLGKKKVQTLWGINHFGFNQVMDRNADGFTDMSLQNRISLFNKWSFKRHANRKASIAARYVYEDRWGGQTQWNPSFRGGDSVYGESIYTNRLELLGQYSLPIAREDIQLQFSYNYHGQNSVYGNTPYMGKQHIGFAQLLWNKSLRDHDLLFGGGLRYTWLDDNTLITADANGLNQPSRISLPGLFMQDEWTINDKHTLLGGLRADYHQQHGVILSPRLNYKWSVAEKTTLRAGLGRGFRVVNVFSEDHAALTGARHVVIAESLNPEQSYNINVHLQQHIHTDPVHILLDASAFHTNFSNKIIPDYLTNDNQVIYRNLVGRAVSQGLSLNASLEWRFPLTMNLGITYLDAFQEQTSNNQKEKLPIIQTPKYSATWALTYQWQQPAISVDLTGNYTASMLMPVLENDPRPAMSPAFSLWNLQLTKKWTKFQLYTGVKNLFDYLPLFPIMRPSDPFDKNVNSNFGNALLNPAGLSFDPNYNYAPMQGRRFFVGLRFSLR; from the coding sequence ATGTGGGCAACTGCTGTGTATGGTCAGTCTGTCGTTGAAGGACGAGTTGTATCTGATGGTAAACCGGTCATGGGTGCTTATGTGAAGTTGTCTGCTAAACAAGCTGCACTAACAGATAGTACTGGTTATTTCCGCTTGGCCAATATGAGCGCGCAAAAGCATTTGCATGTACAGGCTATTGGCTTTCAGCCGGCAACAGTTCTGCTCAGTGCATCACAACAGTCGTATACAATTTCCCTAGCAGCTTCTGAGCAGGCATTACAAGAAGTAGTGGTTACAGGAACCATGAAGCCGGTGCTGATGAGTGCTTCTCCTGTAACTGTTGAACAGTACAATAGTAATTTCTTTCGGAAGTCGCCATCCATGAATGTGTTTGAGGCTTTATCCATGGTGAATGGTATTCGTGCGCAATACACTTGTAACGTATGCAATACCGGAGAGATTCGCATCAATGGATTAGAAGGAGCACATACATTAGTATTGATTGATGGCATGCCCATCGTGAGCGCATTGGGTAGTGTCTATGGCTATATGGGTATTCCCAACAGCATCATTGATAAAGTGGAAGTGATGAAAGGCCCAGCTGCATCGCTCTATGGCAGTGAAAGCATGGCGGGCATCGTGAATATCATCACCAAATCACCGGAGAAAGCTCCAGCCATCAGTGCAGATATTCAGGCAACCAGTTTTGGTGAACACAATACCGATCTTTCTTTCCGCTTAGGCAAAAAGAAAGTGCAGACACTTTGGGGTATCAATCATTTTGGCTTCAATCAAGTGATGGATAGAAATGCAGATGGCTTTACGGACATGAGCTTACAAAACAGGATTTCCCTGTTCAATAAATGGTCTTTTAAACGACATGCCAATCGCAAAGCCTCCATTGCAGCGCGCTATGTGTATGAAGATCGTTGGGGCGGACAAACCCAATGGAATCCTTCCTTCCGTGGTGGAGATAGTGTGTATGGTGAGAGTATTTATACCAATCGTTTGGAATTATTGGGGCAGTATTCCTTGCCCATAGCAAGGGAGGATATTCAATTGCAGTTCTCGTATAATTATCACGGACAAAATTCTGTATATGGCAATACGCCTTATATGGGTAAACAACATATCGGCTTTGCACAGCTCTTGTGGAACAAATCACTCCGCGATCATGATCTGCTTTTTGGTGGAGGCTTGCGCTATACCTGGTTGGATGATAACACACTCATCACAGCAGATGCCAATGGATTGAACCAACCTTCACGGATCAGTCTGCCCGGTTTATTTATGCAAGATGAATGGACCATCAACGATAAGCACACATTGTTGGGCGGCTTGCGTGCAGATTATCACCAGCAGCACGGAGTTATTCTGAGTCCGCGCCTTAACTATAAATGGTCTGTTGCTGAAAAGACCACCCTGCGTGCCGGTCTGGGCCGAGGTTTTCGTGTCGTGAATGTGTTTAGTGAGGATCATGCCGCATTAACCGGTGCGCGTCATGTAGTGATTGCGGAATCTTTGAATCCGGAACAATCCTACAATATCAATGTGCATTTGCAACAACATATCCATACAGATCCAGTGCATATTCTATTGGATGCATCAGCCTTTCACACCAATTTCAGTAATAAGATTATTCCTGATTACCTCACCAATGATAATCAGGTGATCTATCGTAACCTGGTTGGCAGGGCAGTATCGCAGGGACTCAGCTTAAATGCTTCTTTGGAATGGCGTTTTCCCCTCACCATGAATCTCGGCATAACTTATCTGGATGCTTTTCAGGAGCAAACAAGCAATAACCAAAAAGAAAAACTGCCCATTATCCAAACGCCTAAATACAGTGCTACCTGGGCGTTGACTTATCAATGGCAGCAGCCTGCGATCAGTGTAGATCTAACAGGTAATTACACTGCATCCATGTTGATGCCTGTATTGGAGAATGATCCAAGACCAGCCATGAGTCCGGCTTTCAGTTTGTGGAATCTGCAGCTCACCAAAAAATGGACCAAGTTTCAGTTATACACGGGCGTAAAGAA
- a CDS encoding amidohydrolase, translated as MRKLLLFASLAVLFACNTKQKADLIVHNAKVYTVDSAFTTLSAFAVKDGVILETGSDSAIMAAYEAKEMVNAEGKAIYPGLIDAHAHFVGYGRALFQVDLFGANSWDEVVQRVADFAKAHPDEPWIQGRGWDQNRWPGKQFPDNSKLNELFPDKPVVLTRVDGHASIANNKALELAGVKAGQQITGGEIMVKNGQPTGVLIDNADNAVYAQIPKPTKADYAKWLLAAQKNCFEMGLTTITDCGLMHTDVDMIDALQKDNQLMMRLYVMLSDNPENYSKYLDKGPYKTDRLFVKGVKVYADGALGSRGACLLKHYSDQPGWQGFLLSKKEHFDSLAAVLSKTDFQMCTHAIGDSANREVLNIYNRYLQAGNDKRWRIEHAQVVNENDFDLFGKVAVVPSVQPTHATSDMYWAGDRLGAERLKGAYAYQHLLKQNGWLPLGTDFPVEDISPFKTFLAAVVRKDAKGFPEQGFQMENALTREQTIRGMTIWAAKANFMEKEIGSIEKGKKADFIFLDKDLMTVADQEILNTKVLATYSNGKKVF; from the coding sequence ATGAGAAAACTATTGCTATTTGCCAGCTTAGCTGTATTGTTTGCTTGTAATACCAAGCAGAAAGCTGACCTAATCGTTCACAATGCCAAAGTCTATACGGTTGATTCTGCCTTTACAACCTTAAGTGCTTTTGCGGTGAAAGATGGTGTCATTCTCGAAACGGGTTCAGATTCCGCCATCATGGCTGCGTATGAGGCAAAGGAAATGGTGAATGCTGAGGGCAAAGCCATTTATCCCGGATTGATTGATGCACATGCCCACTTTGTGGGTTATGGTCGCGCCTTGTTTCAAGTAGATTTATTTGGCGCCAATAGTTGGGATGAAGTGGTGCAACGTGTAGCTGATTTTGCCAAAGCACATCCTGATGAGCCTTGGATTCAAGGTCGCGGCTGGGACCAGAATCGCTGGCCCGGTAAACAGTTTCCGGACAATAGTAAGTTGAATGAATTGTTTCCCGATAAGCCAGTGGTGTTAACACGTGTGGATGGTCATGCATCTATTGCGAATAACAAAGCATTGGAGCTGGCAGGTGTCAAAGCGGGGCAACAAATTACCGGTGGAGAAATCATGGTGAAAAACGGTCAGCCTACCGGCGTGTTGATTGATAATGCCGACAATGCGGTCTATGCACAAATACCCAAACCTACCAAAGCAGATTACGCAAAATGGTTACTGGCAGCTCAAAAGAACTGTTTTGAAATGGGCTTGACCACCATTACAGATTGTGGCCTGATGCATACAGATGTTGACATGATTGATGCTTTGCAAAAAGACAATCAGCTCATGATGCGTCTTTATGTAATGCTCAGTGATAACCCCGAGAATTATTCGAAATATTTGGATAAAGGTCCTTACAAAACAGATCGCTTATTTGTAAAAGGCGTGAAAGTCTATGCTGACGGTGCATTGGGTAGTCGGGGTGCTTGTTTGCTGAAGCATTACAGTGATCAGCCCGGCTGGCAAGGTTTTCTGCTGAGTAAGAAAGAACATTTCGATTCACTCGCTGCTGTGCTCAGCAAAACTGATTTTCAAATGTGTACGCATGCCATTGGTGATAGTGCCAATCGTGAAGTGTTGAATATCTACAATCGCTATCTGCAAGCAGGTAATGATAAGCGCTGGCGTATAGAACATGCACAGGTAGTGAATGAAAATGATTTTGATCTATTTGGCAAAGTAGCTGTGGTGCCTTCTGTTCAACCAACACACGCCACCAGCGATATGTATTGGGCAGGTGATCGTTTGGGCGCAGAAAGATTGAAAGGCGCTTATGCTTATCAGCATTTGCTGAAGCAGAATGGTTGGTTGCCGCTGGGTACTGATTTTCCCGTAGAAGACATTTCACCATTCAAAACATTTTTGGCAGCGGTGGTGAGAAAAGATGCCAAAGGCTTTCCCGAGCAAGGATTTCAGATGGAGAATGCATTGACGCGTGAGCAAACCATCCGTGGTATGACGATCTGGGCTGCTAAAGCCAATTTTATGGAAAAGGAAATTGGTAGTATCGAGAAAGGGAAAAAGGCCGACTTTATTTTCTTAGACAAAGACTTAATGACTGTGGCAGATCAAGAAATACTCAATACAAAAGTGCTGGCTACCTATAGCAACGGAAAGAAAGTGTTTTGA